The genome window GTCTAACATCCTGTCAGGAAGTGATCAATAAGACCGGTCCTGATGTTGGAGCGTCTCCGTTGAACTTTCAGATGAATAAAGTTTCTTCTGTTCTGCAGATCATCAGTCCGTCAACATGAGTCCCAGAAACGTCGTCTTTAAGAAAGTTTCCCGCGACAAGTCGGTGAGTACTtcagaaatacacacaaagtACACATCCATGTTGGAGGGATTAGTCTTCCAGCAGTAACAGCTTTGTGACCAGAAGGTTGGTAGTTCAATCTCCAGAAAGGTACAGTAGAAAGATTCAACACATTGTGATAAACGGGTTCGTATGAGATCGTACTTACGAATGAAAGTCTTTCATAGTTAAAATTATccagaaaaggtgactgtgagcacCTTCTTACCttcttccaggacatgaacacctgtttcctgggtgatagtcttgtgttttctccttaaagtggccatattatgctcattttcaggttcagaattgtatttagaggttgtaccagaataggtttacatggtttaatttttaaaaaacaccatatttttgttgtactgtacattgctgcagctcctcttttcaccctgtgtgttgagctctctgttttggctacagagtgagacctctcactgccgtaacatctttgttgggagtctcacatgctcagtagctaggtaaggactactagccagtcagaagcagagtatgagggcgtgtcctgacagtacctaggtaaggactactagccagtcagaagcagagtatgagggccctgacagtacctaggtaaggactactagccagtcagaagcagagtatgagggccctgacagtacctaggtaaggactactagccagtcagaagcagagtatgagggcgtgtcctgacagtacctaggtaaggactactagccagtcagaagcagagtatgagggccctgacagtacctaggtaaggactactagccagtcagaagcagagtataagagcgtgccctgacagtacctaggtaaggactactagccagtcagaagtagagtatgagggcgtgccctgacagtacctaggtaaggactactagccagtcagaagcagagtatgagggcgtgccctgacagtagctaggtaaggactactagccagtcagaagcagagtatgagggccctgacagtacctaggtaaggactactagccagtcagaagcagagtatgagggcgtgccctgacagtacctaggtaaggactactagccagtcagaagcagagtatgagggccctgacagtacctaggtaaggactactagccagtcagaagcagaacacaataaaggaaagggaaaaagccaaaaagcataatatgagcactttaacttcttcaggacatgaacacctgtttcctgggtgaaagtcttgtgttttaggagccgggcatccccccccccccgacctcctccctccCACGAGGATCTTCATGCTCTtctacagcagcagtcattgtgctgttgacagtaataaatacgtggagaGCTTTACTTTTCACAGATATATGTACCAATGCTTCATGAGAATAGGCTGAAGGCTGTGAACCCTTGAGCAAAgcgctgccccccccccccccctctgaaCAGGTGGCGGTCTACATGGCGAACAGAGACTTCGTGGATCACTGCGACTTCGTGGATCCGGTCGGTGAGTTCAAACTCAACCAGACGCAGATCAATTTATACAACGTGTGAATCAGACGTGTGTTATAGTTTCTGCTGTGATGGAGCCATGCTAACAGTTCccctctgcttccagtctttgtgctaagctaggctaatagTTCccctctgcttccagtctttgtgctaagctaggctaatagTTCccctctgcttccagtctttgtgctaaactaggctaacAGCTCCCCTccgcttccagtctttgtgctaagtaAGGCTAAAagttccccctgcttccagtctttgtgctaagctaggctaacagttcCCCTCTGCCTCCAgtgtttgtgctaagctaggctaacagtgAGTTTGTGTCTTTAAGACGGAGTTATTGTGATCGACCCACTGCAGCTCAAAGGAAAGAAAGGTTTGTATGtttataatttattatatttaaacaTCGTCATGATGAATTAAACTATATAATGTTATAAAAGTCAAATCGAACTCCAGACATTCCTCTAAGTCAGCAGACTTTCCTCTAAGTCAGCAGACTTTCCTCTAAGTCAGCAGACATTCCTCTAAGTCAGCAGACTTTCCTCTAAGTCAGCAGACATTCCTCTAAGTCAGCAGACTTTCCTCTAAGTCAGCAGACTTTCCTTTAAGTCAGCAGACGTTCCTCTAAGTCTGCAGACTTTCCTCTAAGTCAGCAGACTTTCCTCTAAGTCAGCAGACGTTCCTCTAAGTTACCACACTTTCCTCTAAGTTACCAGACGTTCCTCTAAGTCAGCAGACTTTCCTCTGTCAGCAGACTTTCCTCTAAGTCAGCAGACATTCCTCTAAGTTACAAGACTTTCCTCTAAGTCGGCAGACATTCCTCTAAGTTACCAGACTTTCCTCTAAGTTACCAGACGTTCCTCTAAGTCAGCAGACTTTCCTCTAAGTCAGCAGACGTTCCTCTAAGTTACCAGACTTTCCTCTAAGTCAGCAGACTGTCCTCTAAGTCAGCAGACGTTCCTCTAAGTTACCAGACTTTCCTCTAAGTCAGCAGACTGTCCTCTAAGTCAGCAGACTTTCCTCTAAGTCAGCAGACTGTCCTCTAAGTCAGCAGACTTTCCTCTAAGTTACCAGACTTTCCTCTAAGTCAGCAGACTTTCCTCTAAGTTACCAGACTTTCCTCTAAGTTACCAGACTTTCCTCTAAGTTACCAGACTTTCCTCTAAGTCAGCAGCATGTTTGTGTCCTCAGTGTACGTGATGCTGTCGTGTGCGTTTCGGTACGGCCGTCCGGGCGAGGACGTGATGGGCGTGGCGTTCCACCGGGATCTGTTCCTGATGACCCGGCAGGTTTACCCCGAGCTGCAGGACAAAGACAAGCTCACGCACACAAAGATCCAGCACAAGCTGCTGCGCAAGCTCGGAGACAACGCCTTCCCTTTCTTCTTCGAGGTGagacactgagacacaaacaacacacacacatatgtatatatatatatatatatatatatatatatatatatatacacacacaacgcCTTCCCCTTCTTCGAGGTGAGACACTAagacacaaacaaaatatatatatatatatatatccatccatccatccatccatccatcttcttccgcttatccggtaacgggtcgcggttGTATGTGTTGTATATATACAACACATACAAAATAACAGCCCAACATACGAAATAAAAGCACCACGTACAAAATAAAGCACCACGTACAAAATAACAGATTTAGATTTGAtaaagagctgtgtgtgttacagtttcCAGACAACCTGCCGTGTTCCGTCGCTCTGCAGCCGGGACCCTCTGACGTGGGGAAGGTAACTGCATCATTACATCACTCTCAGGATATCCAAAATACCACGAGTACTTCGGTACTTCAGTAGAGACGGGGACAGTCacgtgtctctgtgtttgggaCAGAAATGTGCGGTGGAGTTCGAGGTGAAAGCTTTCTGTGGAGAGAACCAGGACGACAAGACCGACAAACAGTGAGTCCCTCACACTAAAtacttattattttaatattattattgattCATGTGTAAGAGATTGAACATGCGGCTGTGCTGTGCAGGAGTTTGTTATTATTGATTCAGTGTAAGAGATTGAACATGCGGCTGTGCTGTGCAggagtttattattattgattcaGTGTAAGAGATTGAACATGCGGCTGTGCTGTGCAGGAGTTTATATTATGATTGATTCAGTGTAAGAGATTGAACCTGCGGCTGTGCTGTGCAggagtttattattattgattcaGTGTAAGAGATTGAACATGCGGCTGTGCTGTGCAGGAGTTCGGTGCGTCTCAGCATCCGTAAGATCCAGTACAGTCCAGAGAACAGCCAGCTGGTTCCTGCTGCAGAAACTACCTTCGAGTTCCTGATGTCGGAGAAACCACTGACCGTCAAAATGAGCATGCCAAAAgaggtctgtctgcctgtctgtctctctctctacctgtctgtctgtctgtctgtctctctgtctgtctgtctgtctctctacctgtctgtctgtctctctgtctgtctgtctgtctctctacctgtctgtctgtctgtctgtttatctgtctctctcgctacctgtctgtctgtctgtctgtctgtgtctgtctgtttggctgtctgtgtctgtctgtctgtctgtctgtctatttgtctgtctctctcgctacctgtctgtctgtctgtctttcttgctacctgtctgtctttctgacctgtctctctctctctacctgtctgtctttctgacctgtctctctctctctctctacctgtctgacctgtctgtctttctgtctgacctgtctctctctctctacctgtctgtctttctgacctgtctctctctctctacctgtctgacctgtctgtctttctgtctgacctgtctctctctctacctgtctgtctgcagaccTTCTACCACGGCGAGCCTGTCAGAGTGAATGTAGAAATCACCAACTCTTCCAGCAGGAACATCAAAGACATCAGTCTTTCAGGTCCGGTTTGTTCATAGAGTCAGATCCTCACAGGACACGTTACAGATcataggtctagaccacactctataattcacAGGACACGTTACAGATcaataggtctagaccacactctataattcacAGACACGTTACAGATcaataggtctagaccacactctataattccCAGGACACGTTACAGATcaataggtctagaccacactctataattcacAGGACACGTTACAGATcaataggtctagaccacactctataattcacAGGACACGTTACAGATcaataggtctagaccacactctagaATTCACAGGACACGTTACAGATcaataggtctagaccacactctagaATTCACAGGACACGTTACAGATcaataggtctagaccacactctataattcacAGGACACGTTACAGATcaataggtctagaccacactctataattcacAGACACGTTACAGATcaataggtctagaccacacgtTTAATagaaacatgtttctgtgtttagttgaacAGGTGACCAACATTGTTCTTTACTCCAACGATAAATACGTCAAATCAGTGGCCAAAGAAGAGACCACGTGAGTTCAGCTCTCTTTAATAACCCTGGCTGTTAGAGAGAGAGCTTCCTGCTGGGCTTTGACCTTGTCTTGTGTTTGCAGTGACTGtgtcccatatatatatatatatatatatatatatatatatatatatatattttgtgttgtgttgtgtttgcagTGACTGTGTCCCCTCGGGGACGAGTCTAAAGAAGGAGTACGTTCTCTATCCTCTGCTGTCTCTCAACAAGGACCGGAGGGGACTCGCTCTGGATGGACGACTCAAACATGAAGACACCAACCTGGCTTCATCCAGCATGTAggtcacagagacacagagacacacagagacactgagacacacagagacacactgaaacacacagagacacagagacactgagacacagagacacactgagacacacagagacacagagacacagagacactgagacacagagacactgagacacCATATTAGTTTGTCTCCTCTGAAAGGGTTAGTCTCTGTTCACATTCAGAATCTGCGTCTCCGTTTTTACACTGCTTGTTAACGAGAATATAAAGAATATAACCTAAAgaaaactgtctgtctgtctgtctgtcctgcctgtctatctatctgtctgtctgcctgtctgtctgtctgtctgtctgtctgtctgtctgcctgtctacctgtctgtctctctaacctgtctgtctctctaacctgtctgtctctctgacctgtctgtctctctgacctgtctgtctctctctctaacctgtctgtctctctgacctgtctgtctgtctcagagtGAAACAGGAGGTGCTGAAGGAGGTCCAGGGGATTCTTGTTTCCTATAAAGTGATGCTGAGGATGATCGCTGCTGGGTCAGTctgacataataataataataataatataacaataataataataatataacaataataataataatataataacaataataataataataataataataataataacaataataataataatataacaataataataataataataataacaataataataataatataacaataataataataataataataataataacatggtTTCTTCAGGAACTCCATCCCATAATAACCAAGATAATATAACTGAGATCCGTCTCACTGTGTTCTCTCTGCTTTTGTTCACAGGACGCTCGCATCCAGGTAACAacttcctgtgtctgtgtgtgtctgtgtgtgtgtctctgtaactgtgtgtgtgtgtgtgtgtgtgtctgtgtgtgtacacagcAGATCTAaccatgtgtgtgcgtgagtgcgtctgtctgtctgtctgtctgtctgtctgtctgtctgtgtgtgtgtgtgtgtgtgtgtgtgtgtgtgtgtgtgttttacagcgAGGTGTCTCTGGAGCTGCCGTTCAGACTGATGAACCCTAAACCAGACCCAGGTACTCTCCTCCTCAGATTACTCAGATTACTCAGATTACTCAGATTACTCAGATTACTTAGATTACTCAGATTACTCAGATTACTCAGATTACTCAGATTACTTAGATTACTCAGATTACTCAGATTACTCAGATTACTTAGATTACTCAGATTACTCAGATTACTTAGATTACTCAGATTACTCAGATTACTCAGATTACTCAGCGTCTTTAAACAGCTTGTTGAGAATCGCTGACATCAAATCCTGCAGATTATCATCCAGATATTTCATtacagctgacacacacacacacacacacacacacacacacacagacacacacacacacacacacacacacacacacacacacacacacagacacacacacacacacacacacagacacacacacacacacacacacacacacacacacacacagacacacacacacacacacacacacacacacacacacacagacacacacacacacagacacacacacacacacacacagacacacacacacacacacacacacacacacacacacacacacacacacagacacacacacacacacagacacacacacacacacacacacacacacacacagacacacacacacagacacacacacacacacacacacacacagacacacacacacacagacacacacacacacacacacacacacacacacacacacacacagacacacacacacacacacacacacacacacacacacacagacacacacacacacagacacacacacacacacacacacagacacacacacacacacacacacacacacacacacacacacacacacacacacacacacacacacacagacacacacacacacacacacacacacacacacacagacacacacacacacacacacacacacacacagacacacacacacacacacacacacacacacacacacagacacacacacacacacacacacacacacacacacacacacacacatacacagacacacacacacacacacacacacacacacacacacacacagacacacacacacacacacacacacacacacacacacagacacacacacacacacacacacagacacacacacacacacacacacacacacacacacagacacacacacacacacacacacacacacacacacagacacacacacacacacacacacacacacacagacacacacacacacacacacacacatacacagacacacacacatacacagacacacacacacacacacacacacacagacacacacacagacacacacacacacagacacacacacagacacacacacacacacacacacacacaccacacacacacacacacacacacacacatacacagacacacacacacacacacacacacacagacacacacacacacacacacacacacagacacacacacacacacacacacacacacagaccacacacacacacacacacacacacacacacacacagacacacacacacacacacacacacacacagacacacacacacacagacacacacacacacacacacacagacacacacacacacacacacacacagacgcacacacacacacacacacacacacacacacacacacgcacacacacacacacacagacacacacacacacacacacacacacacacagacgcacacacacacacacacacacacacacacacacacacagacacacacacacacacacacacacacagacacacacacacacagacacacacacacacacacacagacacacacacacacacacacacacacacacacacacacacacacacacacacacacacacatgcacacacacacacacacacacacacacacacgcacacacacacacacacagacacacacacacacacacacacactgtctttacatgaaaacattaactcctttgtctcttttctttgtctCCTGACTGAACTCTGACTCCAGCCAAACACAGGTGAGTTCATCTCTTTACACCTTCTGCTTTATGATCATCACAATCATCgaactatatataaatatgtctgtctgtgtgtgtgtgtatgtgtctgtgtgtgtgtgtgtgtgtgtctgtgtgtgtctgtgtatgtgtctgtgtgtgtgtctgtgtatgtgtctgtgtgtgtgtgtgtgtgtgtctgtgtgtgtgtgtatgtgtctgtgtgtgtgtgtgtgtgtgtctgtgtgtgtgtgtgtgtgtgtctgtgtgtgtgtctgtgtatgtgtctgtgtgtgtgtgtgtgtgtgtgtgtgtgtctgtgtgtgtgtgtgtgtgtgtgtgtgtgtctgtgtgtgtgtgtgtgtgtgtgtgtgtgtgtctctgtgtgtgtgtgtgtgtgtgtgtgtgtgtgtgtgtgtgtgtgtgtgtgtgtgtgtagtgagcAGGGTGACATGGTGTTTGAGGAGTTTAAACGAGTCTACCTGAAGGGCGTCGTCTACGGAGACGACGAAGAGTCTCCCACTGAGGCATAAACTACAAAGATGGCCGCCACAgaagactgtctgtctgtctgtctgtctgcaggacatcattaacacattaatgtaGATTGAAGTTGATTATTTAAGTTAATAATGTCACTGTAGATTAATGTTAAAAGATTAAATAAGTAGTGAAACGTGTTGGTGAAGTATGTTCGTgtacttttatgtttttactGCATCTGTGTACTTCCTGTCCCAGAAACTGTGAAATAAAAGTTAagaaacattaaatatctttaaTTATTCAGACTGACGAACACGTGcaggactcacacacacacacacacacacacacacacacacacactcacacacagacacacacacacacacacacacacacacagacacacacacacacactcacagacacacacacacacacacacacacacacacacagagacacacacacacacatacacacacaaacacagacacacacacacacacacacacacacgcacacacacagacacacacagacacacacacacacacacacacacacacacacacacacacagagcttgaagacctgaaccagaaccagaagcaGTCAGTGCACACATAATCATGTTTGAAAAGggccgtccacaccaagaacCACAACTTGAATGTTTAAACATCATTCTAAGGCTGCGTCAGACTGCCTGCGTCAGGCAACAACGCCGGTCTTTCCCTCCAcgttgaatgggggtagtgtgtTTAGGCTGCCTGCGTCCGGCAACAACGCCGGTCAGGCAAATACTGTAAATTTGAAAACACCAAACACGGGACACGGGGGGGTTGAGTCTGTCTCAGAGATCAGACTAGAACCAtaacttacatgtcacacacattcaaaaaatgacaaatgtataaaactcaaaaaagacacacaagaccacaaacCGGTAACCTTTCCCTCCAACCTCTTTCATCAGTGTCCTGtatcataaccaacaacaatgatcagctgctgggtttcctctggcgtccctgtgtgtgataCAGGATGGCCGTAActtttaaatcaattctttaagccaaaaatacttacatttatgggACTCTCTGGTCGACCTGGTAGCCATTATTCCTTGTATGCAATGTATCAGGGTACCCCTTGCTTTCAAGTAAGCTTGCGTCCTTGCTTGgttttataatttatattaatttatactgttttattgatccccagtacACTCTGAGAgtgagatgtcagagtgagtgggctgccagtgctggaccagcgccctgataatggggggggtacggtgccttgctcaagagcacctatatatatatatattttgtgttgtgttgtgtttgcagTGACTGTGTCCCCTCGGGGACGAGTCTAAAGAAGGAGTACGTTCTCTATCCTCTGCTGTCTCTCAACAAGGACCGGAGGGGACTCGCTCTGGATGGACGACTCAAACATGAAGACACCAACCTGGCTTCATCCAGCATGTAGgtcacagagacactgagacacacagagacactgagacacacagagacacactgaaacacacagagacacagagacactgagacacagagacacactgagacacactgagacacacagaggcacactgagacacactgagacacacagagacacactgagacacactgagacacacagagacacacagagacacactgagacacactgagacacacagagacactgagacacactgagacacactgagacacacagagacactgagacacactgagacacactgagacacactgagacacacagagacactgagacacactgagacacacagagacactgagacacactgagacacacagagacactgagacacactgagacacacagagacactgagacacacagaggcacactgagacacactgagacacacagagacactgagacacactgagacacacagagacactgagacacactgagacacacagagacactgagacacactgagacacacagagacacagagacacacagaggcacactgagacacactgagacacacagaggcacactgagacacactgagacacacagagacactgagacacactgagacacactgagacacacagagacactgacacacacagagacacagagacactgagacacagagacactgagacacagagacactgagacacCATATTAGTTTGTCTCCTCTGAAAGGGTTAGTCTCTGTTCACATTCAGAATCTGCGTCTCCGTTTTTACACTGCTTGTTAACGAGAATATAAAGAATATAACCTAAAgaaaactgtctgtctgtctgtctgtcctgcctgtctatctatctgtctgtctgcctgtctgtctgtctgtctgtctctctaacctgtctctctctctgacctgccTCTCtttctaacctgtctgtctctctaacctgtctgtctctctgacctgtctgtctctctctctctgacctgtctctctttctaacctgtctgtctctctgacttgtctgtctctctaacctgtctgtctctctgacctgtctgtctctctctctctctgacctgtctctctctctaacctgtctgtctgtctgtcctgcctgtctatctatctgtctgtctgcctgtctgtctgtctgtctctctaacctgtctctctctctgacctgccTCTCtttctaacctgtctgtctctctaacctgtctgtctctctgacctgtctgtctctctctctctgacctgtctctctttctaacctgtctgtctctctgacttgtctgtctctctaacctgtctgtctctctgacctgtctgtctctctctctctctgacctgtctctctctctaacctgtctgtctgtctgtcctgcctgtctatctatctgtctgtctgcctgtctgtctgtctgtctgtctgtctgtctgtctgtctgcctgtctacctgtctgtctctctaacctgtctgtctctctaacctgtctgtctctctgacctgtctgtctctctctctaacctgtctgtctctctgacctgtctgtctgtctcagagtGAAACAGGAGGTGCTGAAGGAGGTCCAGGGGATTCTTGTTTCCTATAAAGTGATGCTGAGGATGATCGCTGCTGGGTCAGTctgacataataataataataataatataataataataataataatataacaataataataataataataataataacaataataataataataataataataataacaataataataataataataataataataataataataataataataatataataataataataataataataataataataataatataataataataataataacatggtTTCTTCAGGAACTCCATCCCATAATAACCAAGATAATATAACTGAGATCCGTCTCACTGTGTTCTCTCTGCTTTTGTTCACAGGACGCTCGCATCCAGGTAACAacttcctgtgtctgtgtgtgtctgtgtgtgtgtctctgtaactgtgtgtgtgtgtgtgtgtgtgtgtgtgtatacacagcAGATCTAaccatgtgtgtgcgtgagtgcgtctgtctgtctgtctgtctgtctgtctgtgtgtgtgtgtgtgtgtgtgtgtgtgtgtgtgtgtgtgtgtgtgtgtgtgtgtgtgtgtgtgtgtgttttacagc of Sander lucioperca isolate FBNREF2018 chromosome 5, SLUC_FBN_1.2, whole genome shotgun sequence contains these proteins:
- the sagb gene encoding S-antigen; retina and pineal gland (arrestin) b, whose translation is MSPRNVVFKKVSRDKSVAVYMANRDFVDHCDFVDPVDGVIVIDPLQLKGKKVYVMLSCAFRYGRPGEDVMGVAFHRDLFLMTRQVYPELQDKDKLTHTKIQHKLLRKLGDNAFPFFFEFPDNLPCSVALQPGPSDVGKKCAVEFEVKAFCGENQDDKTDKQSSVRLSIRKIQYSPENSQLVPAAETTFEFLMSEKPLTVKMSMPKETFYHGEPVRVNVEITNSSSRNIKDISLSVEQVTNIVLYSNDKYVKSVAKEETTDCVPSGTSLKKEYVLYPLLSLNKDRRGLALDGRLKHEDTNLASSSIVKQEVLKEVQGILVSYKVMLRMIAAGTLASSEVSLELPFRLMNPKPDPAKHSEQGDMVFEEFKRVYLKGVVYGDDEESPTEA